From a single Larimichthys crocea isolate SSNF chromosome XIII, L_crocea_2.0, whole genome shotgun sequence genomic region:
- the si:ch211-195b13.1 gene encoding serine/threonine-protein kinase Sgk1 isoform X2, with protein sequence MKTGKKSFIAFIKERKMGLNDFIQRLVSTPHICQHVEVNNFLKIDENQNEEDSELPESPMFLHPRSSLAEDTQIKPCDFDYLKIIGKGSFGKVLLARHKESTKYYAVKVLQKKIIMKKKEHKHIMAERSVLMKNIKHPFLVGLHYSFQTTDKLYFVLDYVNGGELFYHLQRERIFLEPRARFYAAEIASALGYLHSLHIVYRDLKPENILLDSQGHIVLTDFGLCKEGLEANNTTTTFCGTPEYLAPEVLQKQAYDRTVDWWCLGSVLYEMLYGLPPFYSRNTAEMYNNILHKAPVLKPNVSNAGRELLEGLLQKDRTKRLGVKDDFLEIKYHSFFSPINWEDLMAKKITPPFIPSVSGPTDLRHFDPEFTHLPVSSSLCTDTITVTSSVKEAAGAFPGFSYGPPAEHLFM encoded by the exons ATGAAGACCGGCAAGAAATCCTTCATAG CTTTCATCAAGGAGAGAAAAATGGGGCTGAATGACTTCATCCAGAGGCTGGTGTCGACCCCGCATATCTGCCAACA TGTTGAAGTCAACAACTTCCTGAAGATTGATGAGAACCAAAACGAGGAGGACAGTGAACTTCCAGAAAGCCCG ATGTTCCTACATCCGCGAAGTTCACTGGCTGAGGACACTCA GATCAAACCCTGTGATTTTGACTACCTCAAAATCATCGGCAAAGGCAGCTTTGGAAAG GTTCTGCTGGCTCGACACAAGGAGTCCACCAAATATTACGCTGTCAAAGTGCTACAGAAGAAAATCAtcatgaagaagaaagag CACAAGCATATCATGGCTGAGCGCAGTGTGCTGATGAAGAACATCAAACATCCCTTCCTGGTCGGGCTGCACTACTCCTTCCAGACTACTGACAAGCTGTACTTTGTTCTCGACTATGTCAACGGTGGAGAG ctattttaccatctccagagagagaggatctTCCTGGAGCCCAGAGCCAGGTTCTACGCTGCTGAAATTGCAAGTGCACTTGGCTACCTCCACTCCCTGCACATTGTGTACAG ggACCTGAAGCCTGAGAACATCCTGTTGGACTCACAGGGCCACATTGTCCTCACAGACTTTGGACTCTGCAAAGAAGGTCTCGAGGccaataacacaacaacaaccttCTGCGGGACGCCTGAG TATTTGGCTCCTGAGGTTCTCCAGAAGCAGGCGTACGACCGCACAGTCGACTGGTGGTGTCTGGGATCGGTGCTCTACGAGATGCTCTATGGACTT CCCCCCTTCTACAGTCGCAACACAGCTGAGATGTACAACAACATCCTGCACAAGGCTCCCGTGCTGAAGCCCAACGTGTCGAACGCAGGCAGGGAACTGCTCGAGGGGCTCCTGCAGAAGGATCGGACCAAGAGGCTGGGGGTGAAGGACGACTTT cttGAAATCAAGTATCATTCCTTCTTCTCTCCAATCAACTGGGAGGACCTGATGGCCAAGAAGATCACGCCTCCATTCATCCCCTCGGTG AGCGGTCCCACAGACCTCCGACACTTCGACCCCGAGTTCACCCACCTGCCCGTGTCCTCCTCCCTGTGCACCGACACCATAACTGTGACCAGCAGCGTCAAGGAAGCAGCCGGAGCTTTTCCAGGCTTCTCATACGGGCCTCCAGCAGAACACTTGTTCATGTGA
- the si:ch211-195b13.1 gene encoding serine/threonine-protein kinase Sgk1 isoform X1 → MAVTEAGCDLTYCKMRGIVTVLTAFIKERKMGLNDFIQRLVSTPHICQHVEVNNFLKIDENQNEEDSELPESPMFLHPRSSLAEDTQIKPCDFDYLKIIGKGSFGKVLLARHKESTKYYAVKVLQKKIIMKKKEHKHIMAERSVLMKNIKHPFLVGLHYSFQTTDKLYFVLDYVNGGELFYHLQRERIFLEPRARFYAAEIASALGYLHSLHIVYRDLKPENILLDSQGHIVLTDFGLCKEGLEANNTTTTFCGTPEYLAPEVLQKQAYDRTVDWWCLGSVLYEMLYGLPPFYSRNTAEMYNNILHKAPVLKPNVSNAGRELLEGLLQKDRTKRLGVKDDFLEIKYHSFFSPINWEDLMAKKITPPFIPSVSGPTDLRHFDPEFTHLPVSSSLCTDTITVTSSVKEAAGAFPGFSYGPPAEHLFM, encoded by the exons ATGGCCGTGACTGAAGCTGGATGTGATCTTACTTACTGCAAGATGAGGGGAATAGTCACCGTTCTCACCG CTTTCATCAAGGAGAGAAAAATGGGGCTGAATGACTTCATCCAGAGGCTGGTGTCGACCCCGCATATCTGCCAACA TGTTGAAGTCAACAACTTCCTGAAGATTGATGAGAACCAAAACGAGGAGGACAGTGAACTTCCAGAAAGCCCG ATGTTCCTACATCCGCGAAGTTCACTGGCTGAGGACACTCA GATCAAACCCTGTGATTTTGACTACCTCAAAATCATCGGCAAAGGCAGCTTTGGAAAG GTTCTGCTGGCTCGACACAAGGAGTCCACCAAATATTACGCTGTCAAAGTGCTACAGAAGAAAATCAtcatgaagaagaaagag CACAAGCATATCATGGCTGAGCGCAGTGTGCTGATGAAGAACATCAAACATCCCTTCCTGGTCGGGCTGCACTACTCCTTCCAGACTACTGACAAGCTGTACTTTGTTCTCGACTATGTCAACGGTGGAGAG ctattttaccatctccagagagagaggatctTCCTGGAGCCCAGAGCCAGGTTCTACGCTGCTGAAATTGCAAGTGCACTTGGCTACCTCCACTCCCTGCACATTGTGTACAG ggACCTGAAGCCTGAGAACATCCTGTTGGACTCACAGGGCCACATTGTCCTCACAGACTTTGGACTCTGCAAAGAAGGTCTCGAGGccaataacacaacaacaaccttCTGCGGGACGCCTGAG TATTTGGCTCCTGAGGTTCTCCAGAAGCAGGCGTACGACCGCACAGTCGACTGGTGGTGTCTGGGATCGGTGCTCTACGAGATGCTCTATGGACTT CCCCCCTTCTACAGTCGCAACACAGCTGAGATGTACAACAACATCCTGCACAAGGCTCCCGTGCTGAAGCCCAACGTGTCGAACGCAGGCAGGGAACTGCTCGAGGGGCTCCTGCAGAAGGATCGGACCAAGAGGCTGGGGGTGAAGGACGACTTT cttGAAATCAAGTATCATTCCTTCTTCTCTCCAATCAACTGGGAGGACCTGATGGCCAAGAAGATCACGCCTCCATTCATCCCCTCGGTG AGCGGTCCCACAGACCTCCGACACTTCGACCCCGAGTTCACCCACCTGCCCGTGTCCTCCTCCCTGTGCACCGACACCATAACTGTGACCAGCAGCGTCAAGGAAGCAGCCGGAGCTTTTCCAGGCTTCTCATACGGGCCTCCAGCAGAACACTTGTTCATGTGA